A region of Flavobacterium album DNA encodes the following proteins:
- the cmk gene encoding (d)CMP kinase: protein MDKKITIAIDGFSSTGKSTLAKQVAAHLGYAYVDSGAMYRAITLYAMENGFISPSHFDKQGLISRLQDIKLDFRFNPDAGFAEMYINGQNAEKKIRTLEVSSLVSHVAEVSEVRAKLVEQQQHMGENKGVVMDGRDIGTVVFPNAELKLFMTASPETRAQRRFDELTQKGEAVTFEAVLKNVQERDYIDSNREDSPLIQAVDAIAIDNSTLSKEEQLELVLGLAQEAIQL from the coding sequence TTGGATAAAAAAATTACCATTGCCATAGATGGCTTTTCATCTACAGGAAAAAGCACGCTTGCAAAACAGGTTGCGGCCCATTTGGGCTATGCCTATGTAGACAGCGGGGCTATGTACCGCGCCATAACGCTGTATGCCATGGAAAACGGTTTTATATCCCCATCGCATTTTGATAAGCAGGGCCTCATAAGCAGATTGCAGGATATTAAGCTCGACTTCCGTTTTAACCCTGATGCAGGATTTGCCGAAATGTATATCAACGGGCAAAATGCCGAAAAGAAGATACGGACACTGGAAGTATCCTCGCTGGTTAGTCATGTGGCGGAAGTATCCGAAGTACGTGCTAAACTCGTTGAGCAGCAGCAGCACATGGGCGAGAACAAGGGCGTTGTGATGGATGGCCGGGACATTGGTACTGTAGTTTTCCCAAACGCCGAACTCAAGCTCTTTATGACCGCCAGCCCGGAAACACGTGCCCAAAGGCGTTTTGACGAACTTACCCAAAAAGGCGAAGCTGTTACCTTCGAAGCGGTACTGAAAAACGTTCAGGAACGCGACTATATAGACTCCAACAGGGAAGATTCCCCTCTTATACAGGCAGTTGATGCCATAGCTATTGACAATTCTACATTATCTAAAGAAGAACAACTTGAATTGGTTCTTGGCCTGGCGCAGGAAGCTATCCAACTTTAA
- a CDS encoding nucleoside permease produces the protein MGIKNRLVIMSFLQFFVWGAWLITIANYWFGTKHWDGTQFGLVFSTMGFASIFMPTLTGIIADRWVNAERLYGVLHILYAGALCCLPMVEDPTTFIYVMFAAMCFYMPTISLSNSISYTALKLNNNDVVKDFPPIRVWGTIGFIVAMWITNLTNNKATEFQFYIAAIAAVALAVYAFTLPKCEPQRLIKENASLGETLGLGAFKLFGNYKIALFFVFSMFLGGALQLTNAYGDVFLDEFKHFPRYADSFVVEYSTIIMSISQISETLFILAIPFFLKRFGIKQVMLISMFAWVLRFGLFAFGDPTTGLWMIILSCIVYGMAFDFFNISGSLFVETSTSAKIRSSAQGLFMMMTNGFGAVMGSVVSGWLIDSYFTKSFKSTTELAAYLDTTTDNSVMAKFLAESGIKVDAHGIFNNAVTMREWHDIWISFAAYSLVIAILFAIMFKHKHDPTVIGEVKH, from the coding sequence ATGGGCATAAAGAACCGTCTTGTTATAATGAGTTTCCTCCAGTTCTTTGTATGGGGGGCCTGGCTGATCACTATCGCGAACTACTGGTTCGGTACCAAACACTGGGACGGTACACAGTTTGGGCTTGTTTTCAGCACCATGGGGTTCGCCTCTATATTCATGCCTACCCTTACCGGTATCATTGCCGACCGCTGGGTAAATGCCGAAAGGCTATATGGTGTACTGCATATACTTTATGCCGGTGCGTTATGCTGCCTGCCAATGGTTGAAGACCCTACAACATTCATTTATGTAATGTTCGCTGCCATGTGCTTTTATATGCCGACCATTTCCCTAAGCAATTCCATATCATATACCGCTTTGAAGCTTAATAACAATGATGTGGTTAAAGATTTCCCGCCTATACGGGTATGGGGTACTATAGGGTTTATTGTAGCCATGTGGATAACCAATCTTACTAATAATAAAGCTACGGAATTCCAGTTCTATATAGCTGCTATTGCCGCAGTTGCGCTTGCTGTATATGCTTTTACGCTTCCAAAATGCGAGCCGCAGCGACTTATTAAAGAGAATGCTTCCCTGGGGGAGACACTTGGCCTTGGTGCATTTAAATTATTTGGCAATTACAAGATAGCCTTGTTCTTCGTGTTCTCGATGTTTTTGGGTGGTGCACTTCAGCTGACAAATGCCTATGGCGATGTGTTCCTTGATGAATTCAAGCATTTCCCGAGATATGCCGATTCATTCGTGGTGGAGTATTCCACCATCATAATGTCAATCTCCCAGATTTCCGAAACATTATTCATACTTGCCATACCATTCTTCCTTAAGCGTTTCGGTATTAAGCAGGTAATGCTGATTAGTATGTTTGCCTGGGTATTGCGTTTTGGGTTATTTGCTTTTGGCGACCCGACAACCGGATTATGGATGATCATATTGTCCTGCATTGTTTACGGAATGGCATTTGACTTTTTCAATATTTCCGGTTCCCTGTTTGTGGAAACGAGTACGAGCGCTAAAATACGCTCATCGGCACAAGGTTTGTTTATGATGATGACCAATGGTTTCGGCGCTGTAATGGGTAGTGTGGTTTCGGGATGGCTGATTGACAGTTATTTTACAAAGTCATTCAAAAGCACTACAGAACTTGCCGCTTACCTCGATACCACAACAGATAATTCCGTTATGGCAAAATTTTTGGCGGAAAGCGGGATAAAGGTTGATGCACATGGAATTTTTAATAATGCCGTTACGATGAGGGAATGGCACGATATATGGATTTCCTTTGCTGCATATTCTTTGGTTATAGCAATTTTGTTTGCCATCATGTTCAAGCATAAGCACGACCCCACTGTAATAGGTGAGGTAAAACATTAA
- a CDS encoding T9SS type B sorting domain-containing protein, with product MNIYLEKYYRQLQTVPLCSYICIAILLITGQATAQDFTLNVSKTDELCPGNGSMTFSVENAAPSIPVNYKVYALPNTTTAISDNSNTSVTGLIDGTYLVVATQMVNGSPMTDQEQVTIEDHTVTLTYDVQHVNAYCGPDGSITISVTSGTAATYEILVGPVTRPPQSSNIFNNLPAGNYSVRVVDNCGSGNVITHEVFSDSAILGIGPALFPDEILPACDQITISNLVSSSNDVDMAYPLTVTVTVHPPGGGTPLVYTQSVDSGGPQETNVRQVIQFYYDTPYYYDIKVVDPCGTVYLSQNNLVDQKLAISPVFDDMGCGFKALILTPGKYIPPYNITFIQAPTGFDPVAFNAAHPGPFNDPHVTYGTLENPVPVGLYKYSITDSCGHTGTGEAEYVEPEVEPIAGVFNAGCTGGTGRVEINIPGFIIGTATVTEAPEDYEEEHGLPNDVSEFVTEDDGLKINDLPIGEYVVTLIDTCGTVWPPLHFEIKQAPGSVGTPLARPDCTPGKASLTMGSTGGTLTVVRITAAPAGFTEPLPYDVSFNISPIDYTFYMDNLPPGNYSFLVDTSCETGVTRTANLNAYSVTQNDFELIRHCGSFDLEMHHTSNAVAFLAFWLQKYNAVTGTWGHPVTGESVPTTGPYDAENALQLTNNSTVYSLTQTGQYRVMKVFQSFPSGSVETKKICDEQIYNFEFLNDLQITRIASLTCSGAIGDVQVDVEGAAPINYEIISKNGDTSFYINNGQNNIFNALDTAFYVVRVTDLCGNLKTQTFNVADLPSLVTAVQPGDLELCDEGNNGKETFDLSQQDAVILDGQDPTMVDITYHTSQADADTGQNPVAVLYESATATIYARVVYNNNTECFATTSFDIIVHSIPQLQMNSIWTACQGQSVEITADAGYTSYEWSGGQTTQSITVSETGSHTVKVTNEYGCAAEKTIQVSISPIPVIKRIDITDWTDNNNTITVVMEDETLAASFEYSVDGINFQDSNIFSGLPAGPYIVFVKDKFDCGLSTRPAFLLTYPKFFTPNGDGINETWRIKYAIMEPDMFTYIFDRYGKLITGFDNESPGWDGTLNGKPLPSTDYWFVVVRQNGEEKKGHFSMIR from the coding sequence ATGAATATTTACCTGGAAAAATATTACCGGCAGCTGCAAACAGTACCGCTATGCAGCTATATATGCATAGCAATACTGCTCATAACAGGGCAGGCAACAGCACAGGATTTTACTTTAAATGTAAGTAAAACCGATGAGCTTTGCCCCGGCAATGGCTCCATGACTTTTTCTGTTGAAAATGCTGCACCAAGTATACCGGTAAATTACAAGGTATATGCGCTTCCTAATACCACTACTGCTATTTCCGACAATTCCAACACATCGGTTACCGGCCTGATTGATGGAACGTATCTTGTGGTAGCGACCCAGATGGTCAACGGAAGCCCTATGACCGACCAGGAACAGGTTACTATAGAGGACCATACGGTAACGCTTACATATGATGTACAACACGTGAATGCCTATTGCGGCCCGGATGGTTCGATTACGATATCAGTAACATCCGGCACTGCCGCTACTTATGAGATACTTGTAGGCCCAGTAACAAGGCCCCCGCAAAGTTCTAACATTTTTAACAACCTTCCTGCCGGAAACTACAGCGTAAGGGTGGTTGACAATTGCGGTTCGGGAAATGTAATTACCCACGAAGTTTTTTCAGACAGCGCTATCCTGGGAATTGGCCCTGCACTCTTCCCTGACGAGATATTGCCTGCATGCGACCAGATAACCATCAGCAATCTTGTAAGCTCGTCTAATGATGTTGACATGGCCTATCCGCTGACAGTTACTGTTACCGTGCATCCGCCGGGCGGTGGTACGCCTTTGGTCTATACGCAGTCTGTAGACTCCGGCGGGCCTCAGGAAACAAATGTGCGGCAGGTAATTCAATTTTACTATGACACACCTTATTATTACGACATAAAGGTAGTGGATCCCTGCGGTACGGTATATCTGTCCCAAAATAACCTGGTTGACCAAAAACTTGCCATAAGCCCCGTATTCGATGATATGGGTTGCGGTTTTAAAGCGCTTATCCTTACGCCCGGCAAATACATCCCACCTTATAATATTACGTTTATTCAGGCGCCCACCGGTTTTGACCCCGTGGCTTTTAATGCTGCCCACCCGGGCCCGTTTAATGATCCGCATGTAACTTATGGTACCCTGGAAAACCCTGTTCCTGTCGGGCTTTATAAATACAGCATTACCGATTCCTGCGGGCACACCGGAACAGGAGAAGCCGAATATGTAGAACCTGAAGTTGAGCCTATCGCAGGCGTGTTTAACGCCGGGTGTACCGGGGGGACAGGCCGTGTAGAAATTAACATTCCGGGGTTTATAATAGGAACAGCAACGGTTACCGAAGCGCCAGAAGACTATGAAGAGGAACACGGGTTGCCAAATGATGTGTCAGAATTTGTCACCGAAGACGATGGCCTGAAAATAAACGACCTGCCTATAGGAGAATATGTTGTTACGCTTATAGATACCTGTGGTACTGTGTGGCCCCCGCTTCATTTTGAAATCAAGCAGGCACCCGGTTCGGTAGGTACACCGCTCGCACGGCCTGACTGCACGCCGGGAAAAGCCAGTCTTACAATGGGTTCAACCGGTGGCACGCTGACTGTGGTAAGAATCACTGCTGCGCCGGCTGGGTTTACAGAACCCCTGCCCTATGATGTGTCTTTCAATATTTCCCCTATAGACTATACATTTTACATGGATAACCTTCCGCCGGGAAATTACAGCTTCCTTGTAGATACCTCCTGCGAGACAGGCGTGACGCGAACGGCAAACTTAAATGCCTACTCGGTCACGCAGAATGATTTTGAGCTGATACGGCATTGCGGTTCTTTCGACCTCGAGATGCACCATACCAGTAACGCTGTAGCTTTTCTTGCGTTTTGGCTGCAAAAGTACAACGCTGTTACCGGTACATGGGGCCACCCCGTTACCGGAGAATCAGTGCCCACCACCGGGCCATATGATGCTGAAAATGCATTACAGCTTACCAATAACAGCACCGTATATAGCCTTACCCAAACGGGGCAGTACCGCGTTATGAAAGTATTCCAGTCGTTCCCCAGCGGCAGTGTTGAGACCAAAAAGATCTGCGATGAACAGATATATAACTTTGAATTCCTGAACGACCTCCAGATAACAAGGATAGCAAGCCTCACCTGTTCCGGGGCAATAGGCGATGTACAGGTAGATGTGGAAGGCGCCGCCCCAATCAATTATGAAATAATCAGCAAGAATGGCGATACTTCCTTTTACATTAACAACGGTCAAAATAATATTTTCAATGCGCTGGATACCGCCTTTTATGTCGTAAGGGTAACCGATCTGTGCGGCAACCTGAAAACACAGACGTTCAATGTGGCCGACCTTCCCTCACTGGTTACAGCAGTGCAGCCCGGCGACCTTGAGCTTTGCGATGAAGGCAATAATGGAAAGGAAACATTTGACCTGTCACAGCAGGATGCTGTAATACTCGACGGGCAGGACCCCACGATGGTGGACATAACCTATCACACATCCCAGGCAGATGCCGATACCGGGCAAAATCCGGTGGCAGTACTATATGAATCTGCCACGGCTACCATTTATGCAAGGGTGGTGTACAACAACAATACCGAGTGCTTTGCCACCACATCGTTTGACATTATTGTGCACAGCATCCCCCAATTGCAGATGAACAGCATATGGACGGCCTGCCAGGGACAAAGTGTAGAAATAACAGCCGATGCCGGATACACCAGCTATGAATGGTCCGGCGGGCAAACAACACAATCGATAACAGTATCCGAAACCGGTAGCCACACCGTAAAGGTAACCAACGAATATGGGTGCGCAGCTGAGAAAACAATTCAGGTATCCATATCACCGATTCCTGTTATAAAACGTATTGACATTACCGACTGGACGGATAATAACAACACCATCACCGTTGTCATGGAAGATGAAACCCTTGCTGCCAGCTTTGAATATTCTGTGGATGGCATCAACTTTCAGGACAGCAATATTTTTTCAGGGCTTCCCGCAGGCCCTTACATCGTATTCGTAAAGGACAAATTCGATTGTGGCCTTTCCACCAGGCCGGCCTTCCTCCTGACCTATCCTAAATTCTTCACGCCCAATGGCGACGGTATCAATGAAACATGGCGCATTAAATACGCCATTATGGAGCCGGATATGTTTACTTATATCTTTGACCGCTACGGCAAGCTCATTACCGGCTTTGACAATGAAAGCCCGGGATGGGATGGCACACTAAACGGCAAACCGCTGCCGTCAACCGATTACTGGTTTGTAGTAGTAAGGCAGAATGGAGAGGAAAAGAAAGGGCATTTCTCGATGATCCGTTGA
- a CDS encoding T9SS type B sorting domain-containing protein has product MKNITSLANIYTFALLALLCTGVSYAQLNVTVTPTDETCPGYGALSISVSNASPSAPVVYKVYLLPETTIPVWNSTESYVPALQDGDYLVTATQEVGDSTSTGQANATIGSLYVPIEFYISNTTATCSTGTDMTVTVTAGSAATYEITSGPVTVPAQSSNVFSNIPSGTYEVQITDTCGNGFTGTHTFVTEQTTLTLAGPEFPDTVFSNCNTVNVNFTVTTATASGIVYPLTVQITATPPDGSADLVYNQNITSGDSSLLTVSQAVAYFSQPYQVSIKVTDPCGNAYQQNGTADVALRASANLTQVSCSGQSLTVNTTNLMPPYTIDITSAPAGFNPSDYNNSYPGPFTGPAVFGAENNPMPLGSYAITITDACGHTDSFTKEINQPAAPEPIVNAVNNNCQTQLGRVTIRIPGSAVFESGTLVSAPSAYSGDTPTDVSGNITDDGRLTVSSLPPGNYTFDLSDSCGNSYEDVAVTIPQFSALAPDYTTGPDCIAGMGTILIQPSVTAVTITAAPSGFGYPLPYTATSNIFEGSFSMDNLTPGNYTFSVDTECQNGYSQTVEVLPFTVTTNSITVDPTCDDFSLNIAYTSNADASVSFWLQRFNEETEMWEHPNTGSVYTENDELTAENAIPLSVSNTGFTVNGEFRVLKQQTSYCMGSLGKNEKICIEEAYEFEFYNVLAITSIYNRTCVGEDFDVEVNATGITPRYELISKNNDTSFYVDNGENNIFTGLESALYVVRVTDACGEFRVEQFNIAELPPLITASVADDLLYCDEAGAGSGTFDLSLQDDGVLGDVDPDIAVVTYHATQQDADQGVNPLPNNYSSGSATIYARVEWVVNPLCYGTSSFNIVSRPIFELAMADTWGMCNGQPVTITADSGYPSYSWSTGETTQSITVTEPGDYTVTVTDICEVSKTVSAVVANQPLITNLEVADWTDNNNTITVFTDGTDPSAYEYSFDGINYQDESILTNVPSGIVTVYVRDRFGCFPPDEKQVILASYPKYFSPNGDGNNDRWRIAFAALEPGLTVQIFDRYGKILTNFGATSEGWDGTFNGRAMPADDYWFIVRRGDGRELKGHFAIVR; this is encoded by the coding sequence ATGAAAAATATTACTTCTTTAGCCAACATATATACCTTTGCATTGCTTGCGTTGCTATGTACCGGAGTGTCTTACGCACAACTTAATGTAACTGTTACGCCAACTGATGAAACCTGCCCCGGTTATGGCGCGCTTTCAATATCAGTATCCAATGCCAGCCCTTCCGCACCTGTAGTGTATAAGGTGTATTTACTGCCCGAAACAACGATACCTGTATGGAACAGCACCGAATCATATGTGCCGGCGCTTCAGGATGGCGACTATCTTGTCACAGCGACACAGGAAGTTGGTGACAGCACCTCAACCGGCCAGGCCAACGCAACCATTGGGTCGCTATATGTGCCTATTGAATTCTATATAAGCAATACCACAGCCACCTGCAGCACAGGGACTGATATGACCGTTACAGTTACGGCAGGATCGGCAGCAACTTATGAAATTACCAGCGGGCCTGTGACTGTGCCGGCACAATCATCGAATGTTTTCAGCAACATCCCTTCAGGCACTTATGAGGTTCAGATAACAGATACATGCGGGAATGGGTTTACCGGTACGCACACCTTTGTTACCGAACAGACTACGCTTACACTCGCCGGGCCCGAATTTCCTGATACCGTTTTCTCCAATTGTAATACTGTCAATGTAAACTTCACCGTTACTACCGCAACAGCATCGGGTATCGTCTATCCGCTTACTGTACAGATAACAGCTACTCCTCCCGATGGTAGTGCAGACCTGGTGTACAACCAAAATATCACCTCCGGCGATTCATCCCTTCTTACCGTCAGCCAGGCCGTTGCTTACTTTTCCCAGCCTTACCAGGTAAGCATTAAAGTAACCGATCCATGCGGCAATGCATACCAACAAAACGGTACCGCAGATGTTGCGCTCCGCGCCAGTGCCAATCTTACCCAGGTATCCTGCAGCGGGCAAAGCCTTACGGTAAATACGACAAACCTAATGCCCCCTTATACCATAGATATTACTTCGGCGCCGGCAGGGTTTAACCCTTCAGATTATAACAATTCCTACCCCGGTCCATTTACCGGCCCGGCCGTATTTGGAGCCGAAAATAACCCAATGCCATTAGGCTCTTATGCAATCACCATTACCGATGCCTGCGGACACACCGACAGCTTTACAAAAGAGATAAACCAGCCTGCCGCACCGGAACCAATTGTAAATGCCGTGAACAATAATTGCCAGACACAACTTGGGAGGGTAACCATAAGGATACCCGGAAGCGCAGTGTTTGAGAGCGGTACCCTGGTTTCGGCGCCTTCGGCCTATTCAGGAGATACCCCAACCGATGTATCCGGCAATATAACCGATGACGGGAGGCTTACGGTTTCCAGCCTTCCGCCCGGCAACTACACCTTCGACCTTTCCGACTCCTGCGGCAATAGCTATGAAGATGTTGCAGTGACCATCCCGCAATTTTCTGCCCTTGCCCCGGATTATACCACAGGCCCGGACTGTATCGCAGGTATGGGAACCATCCTGATCCAGCCTTCGGTTACAGCAGTAACCATTACCGCCGCGCCATCGGGATTTGGCTATCCCCTACCCTACACGGCTACCTCTAATATCTTTGAAGGCAGCTTTAGCATGGACAATCTTACGCCGGGCAATTATACGTTTTCTGTAGACACAGAGTGCCAGAATGGCTATAGCCAAACCGTTGAAGTATTGCCGTTTACGGTTACGACAAATTCAATTACAGTAGACCCAACCTGTGATGATTTTAGTTTAAATATCGCTTACACTTCCAATGCGGACGCATCGGTTAGTTTCTGGCTCCAAAGGTTTAATGAGGAAACCGAAATGTGGGAACATCCAAATACAGGAAGTGTTTATACCGAAAATGACGAGCTTACTGCCGAAAATGCAATTCCGTTGTCGGTATCAAACACCGGCTTTACCGTAAATGGCGAGTTTCGTGTATTGAAACAGCAAACATCTTATTGTATGGGCAGCCTGGGTAAAAATGAAAAGATCTGTATCGAGGAAGCCTATGAGTTTGAATTTTATAACGTGCTTGCCATTACAAGCATTTATAACCGTACCTGTGTAGGCGAAGATTTTGATGTGGAAGTGAATGCTACGGGTATCACACCTCGCTACGAGCTCATCAGTAAAAATAATGACACCTCTTTTTATGTAGACAACGGCGAGAATAATATTTTTACGGGGCTGGAATCGGCGCTTTATGTTGTAAGGGTGACCGATGCCTGTGGCGAGTTCCGTGTGGAGCAGTTCAATATCGCAGAGCTACCCCCACTTATTACTGCAAGCGTAGCCGACGATCTTTTATATTGCGACGAAGCCGGAGCCGGATCGGGTACCTTCGACCTGTCGCTACAGGATGACGGGGTACTTGGCGATGTAGACCCCGATATTGCAGTTGTAACTTACCACGCTACCCAACAGGATGCCGACCAGGGCGTTAACCCACTGCCGAACAACTACAGCTCCGGCTCGGCTACTATTTATGCCCGGGTAGAATGGGTGGTAAACCCATTGTGCTACGGTACAAGTTCTTTCAACATTGTTTCAAGGCCGATATTTGAGTTGGCAATGGCCGATACCTGGGGAATGTGCAATGGGCAGCCTGTTACAATAACCGCTGATTCAGGATACCCATCGTACAGTTGGTCTACCGGAGAAACCACCCAAAGCATTACCGTAACCGAACCCGGGGATTATACTGTTACTGTTACCGATATTTGCGAGGTTTCCAAAACGGTATCTGCTGTAGTAGCTAACCAACCGCTAATAACAAACCTGGAAGTAGCGGACTGGACCGATAACAACAATACGATTACAGTATTTACTGACGGCACAGATCCTTCTGCCTATGAATATTCTTTTGACGGTATCAATTATCAGGACGAATCGATCCTGACCAACGTGCCTTCGGGAATAGTAACGGTATACGTACGCGACAGGTTCGGGTGCTTCCCTCCGGATGAGAAACAAGTGATTTTAGCTTCTTATCCAAAATATTTCTCACCCAATGGTGATGGCAACAATGACAGGTGGCGTATAGCTTTTGCCGCCCTTGAACCGGGACTTACCGTGCAGATATTTGACCGTTACGGAAAAATTCTCACCAATTTTGGTGCAACCAGCGAGGGCTGGGACGGCACTTTTAATGGTCGTGCAATGCCTGCGGACGATTACTGGTTTATCGTGAGACGCGGTGATGGCAGGGAATTAAAAGGGCACTTCGCAATAGTAAGATAG
- the rpsA gene encoding 30S ribosomal protein S1, whose amino-acid sequence MSEQTKTKEEFLQEFNWHNFEEGIDPVDEQNLREFETLVEKTFISTDSDEVVEGTVVRITDRDAIVDINAKSEGVISLNEFRYNPNLKVGDKVEVLIDVREDKSGQLVLSHKKARTIKAWDRVISANETGEIVNGFVKCRTKGGMIVDVFGIEAFLPGSQIDVKPIRDYDQYVNKTMEFKVVKINHEFKNVVVSHKALIEADIEVQKKEIIGQLEKGQVLEGVVKNITSYGVFIDLGGVDGLIHITDLSWSRINHPSEVLELDQKLNVVILDFDDEKTRIQLGLKQLNAHPWDALDANLAVGDKVKGKVVVIADYGAFIEVAEGVEGLIHVSEMSWSTHLRSAQDFVKVGDEVEAVILTLDREDRKMSLGIKQLSQDPWTDITTKYPVGSRHTGIVRNFTNFGIFVELEEGIDGLIYISDLSWTKKIKHPSEFVNVGDKLDVVVLELDVEGRKLSLGHKQTQANPWDKYEDSFGVGSVHTGEIAEIVDKGATVEFGDDIVAFIPTRHLEKEDGKKLKKGESAEFKVIEFNKEFKRVVASHTATFRDEEEKNVRQQQESVTSSSNNAEKTTLGDIDALSQLKERMEKGEQK is encoded by the coding sequence ATGTCTGAACAAACAAAAACAAAAGAGGAATTTCTACAGGAGTTTAACTGGCATAACTTCGAAGAAGGTATTGATCCGGTAGATGAGCAAAACCTGAGGGAATTTGAAACATTGGTTGAAAAGACTTTCATTTCGACTGACAGTGATGAGGTAGTAGAAGGTACAGTTGTAAGGATCACTGACAGGGATGCGATCGTTGACATCAATGCTAAATCTGAAGGTGTTATCTCCCTTAACGAATTCCGCTACAACCCGAACCTTAAAGTAGGTGACAAAGTTGAAGTGCTTATCGACGTTCGCGAAGATAAATCAGGTCAGCTTGTTCTTTCTCACAAGAAAGCGCGTACTATCAAGGCTTGGGACAGGGTTATCAGTGCTAACGAAACAGGAGAGATCGTTAATGGTTTTGTAAAATGCAGGACTAAAGGCGGTATGATCGTAGACGTTTTCGGCATTGAGGCTTTCCTTCCGGGATCTCAGATCGATGTTAAGCCGATCCGTGATTACGACCAGTACGTAAACAAAACTATGGAGTTTAAAGTTGTGAAGATCAACCACGAATTCAAAAACGTTGTTGTATCCCACAAAGCGCTTATCGAAGCGGATATCGAAGTACAGAAAAAAGAAATCATCGGGCAGCTTGAAAAAGGCCAGGTACTTGAAGGTGTTGTTAAGAACATTACTTCATACGGTGTATTCATTGACCTTGGAGGTGTTGACGGACTTATCCACATCACTGACCTTTCATGGAGCCGTATCAACCACCCAAGTGAGGTTCTTGAATTAGACCAAAAACTTAACGTGGTTATCCTTGACTTTGATGATGAGAAAACAAGGATCCAGCTTGGTCTTAAGCAATTGAACGCACACCCTTGGGATGCGCTTGATGCTAACCTTGCCGTTGGTGACAAAGTAAAAGGTAAAGTAGTGGTTATTGCTGACTACGGTGCATTTATCGAGGTTGCTGAAGGTGTTGAAGGCCTTATCCACGTTTCTGAAATGTCATGGTCTACACACCTTAGGTCTGCACAGGACTTCGTAAAAGTTGGCGATGAGGTAGAAGCAGTTATCCTTACTCTTGACAGGGAAGACCGCAAAATGTCTCTTGGCATCAAGCAGCTTTCACAAGACCCATGGACTGACATCACGACTAAATACCCTGTAGGTTCACGCCACACAGGTATCGTAAGGAACTTTACAAACTTCGGTATATTCGTAGAGCTTGAAGAAGGCATCGACGGATTGATCTACATCTCAGACCTTTCATGGACTAAGAAGATCAAGCACCCAAGTGAATTCGTAAACGTAGGCGATAAGCTTGACGTTGTAGTTCTTGAGCTTGATGTTGAAGGACGTAAACTTTCTCTTGGCCACAAACAGACTCAGGCTAACCCTTGGGACAAGTATGAGGATTCTTTCGGTGTAGGATCAGTTCACACTGGAGAGATTGCTGAAATAGTTGACAAAGGCGCTACTGTAGAGTTTGGTGACGATATCGTTGCTTTCATCCCTACACGCCACCTTGAAAAAGAAGACGGAAAAAAACTTAAAAAAGGCGAATCTGCTGAATTTAAAGTAATTGAATTCAATAAAGAATTCAAGAGGGTTGTTGCATCGCATACAGCTACTTTCCGTGATGAGGAAGAGAAGAATGTAAGGCAGCAACAGGAGTCTGTGACTTCTTCTTCAAACAATGCTGAGAAAACCACCCTTGGTGATATCGATGCACTGTCTCAATTGAAAGAAAGAATGGAAAAAGGAGAGCAGAAGTAA